The genomic region GGCCAGCACCCCCGCTGCAACCCCAGCCCCCGAGAGCTTCAGAAAACGTCGGCGCGTGATCCTGCGTCTCATCTTCTCCTCCTCCGTTACCCCATATGGTCTTTATTCTACGCGCATATTAGATCGTTAATCAACATTTTTAATGTGATTTATTGTTGCGCAATCTTATTGCGAGTTTTAGCAACCCGACTGTTTGAAAGTCTAGATAGTCGAGTGGTTGCGTACTCATTATTGAAGAATATACGGAAGAATCCTGTGTTTG from Rubrobacter calidifluminis harbors:
- a CDS encoding twin-arginine translocation signal domain-containing protein encodes the protein MRRRITRRRFLKLSGAGVAAGVLA